Proteins from one Streptomyces sp. NBC_00289 genomic window:
- a CDS encoding transposase, with protein MFTAVVYALTSGCAWRHLPPTFGTSPATAHRRFTVGTEAGLWRRLHRAVLDELGTRGEVDWTSTIVDAATVRAKRADR; from the coding sequence GTGTTCACGGCAGTGGTGTACGCGCTGACCAGCGGCTGTGCCTGGCGGCATCTGCCGCCGACGTTCGGCACGTCGCCCGCCACGGCGCATCGCCGCTTCACGGTAGGGACCGAGGCCGGCCTGTGGCGTCGGCTGCACCGGGCGGTGCTGGACGAACTCGGGACCCGGGGCGAGGTGGACTGGACCTCGACGATCGTCGACGCGGCCACCGTTCGCGCCAAAAGGGCGGATCGCTGA